A genome region from Rhodanobacter thiooxydans includes the following:
- a CDS encoding serine kinase encodes MTLNPHHDAWDAASDPFGERPRRQVSLCRQIMGGNFRFESASAALLSLVETAYAGLPPHRFPMAVPEFRIELRLLPRRAAPPVAEPPPVQMQSGAGLICGVMDASNYVVLAPAQRQALVVASADMLDRPYHLRYELIEFAVFTLATRGLGLVPLHAACVGRQGRGILLLGASGTGKSTLALHSLLHGLDFLAEDAVFVQPDSLLATGVANYLHVRADALRRVDDAEVRRWIGAAPVIRRRSGVEKFEADLRHGGGRLAPTPLALAGAVFVCGETADDPAALLEAVPAAEIAARLCADQPYACGQPGWQHFARRLARQGVHQLRRGRHPRDAVTALCRLLD; translated from the coding sequence ATGACCCTGAACCCACACCACGATGCCTGGGACGCCGCTTCCGATCCGTTCGGCGAGCGCCCGCGCCGGCAGGTTTCGCTGTGCCGGCAGATCATGGGCGGGAACTTCCGCTTCGAAAGCGCCAGCGCGGCGCTGCTGTCTCTGGTCGAGACCGCCTACGCCGGCCTGCCGCCGCACCGCTTCCCGATGGCCGTGCCGGAATTCCGCATCGAACTGCGCCTGCTGCCGCGCCGCGCGGCGCCGCCTGTCGCCGAGCCGCCGCCGGTGCAGATGCAGTCGGGCGCCGGATTGATCTGCGGGGTGATGGACGCGTCGAACTACGTGGTGCTGGCGCCAGCGCAGCGGCAGGCGCTGGTGGTGGCTTCCGCGGACATGCTCGATCGCCCCTACCACCTGCGCTACGAACTGATCGAGTTCGCCGTGTTCACCCTGGCCACGCGCGGGCTTGGCTTGGTGCCGCTGCATGCGGCCTGCGTGGGCCGGCAGGGGCGCGGCATCCTGCTGCTGGGGGCCAGCGGCACGGGCAAGTCGACGCTCGCCCTGCACAGTCTGCTGCACGGCCTGGATTTCCTCGCCGAGGACGCGGTGTTCGTGCAGCCGGACAGCCTGCTCGCCACCGGCGTCGCCAACTACCTGCACGTGCGGGCCGATGCGCTGCGCCGCGTCGACGACGCGGAGGTGCGCCGCTGGATCGGGGCGGCGCCGGTGATCCGTCGCCGCAGCGGCGTGGAGAAATTCGAGGCCGACCTGCGCCACGGCGGTGGTCGCCTCGCGCCGACGCCGCTGGCGCTGGCCGGCGCGGTGTTCGTCTGCGGCGAGACGGCCGACGACCCCGCCGCGCTGCTGGAGGCCGTGCCCGCCGCCGAGATCGCCGCCAGGCTGTGTGCCGACCAGCCCTATGCCTGCGGGCAGCCGGGCTGGCAGCACTTCGCGCGACGGCTGGCGCGGCAGGGCGTGCACCAGCTGCGTCGCGGGCGCCATCCGCGCGATGCCGTCACTGCCTTGTGCCGGCTGCTCGACTGA
- a CDS encoding peroxiredoxin, with translation MKKRLAGAVAGALVALALALPAVAALKTGAVAPDFTAAASLAGKHFSFSLGEALKKGPVVVYFYPSAFTGGCDLEAHTFATQKDKFDAAGATIIGVSADSIERLDAFSADPKYCAGKFPVASDADGKVAASYDLETVAAKPGMKDVHGVEIDHVFIPRTTFVIAGDGRIVAALSSETDHLRPDQHVKESLAIVQRMQAAKAP, from the coding sequence ATGAAAAAACGTCTTGCGGGAGCGGTGGCCGGTGCACTGGTGGCGCTGGCCCTGGCGCTGCCGGCTGTTGCCGCGCTCAAAACGGGCGCCGTGGCGCCCGACTTCACCGCCGCGGCCAGCCTGGCCGGCAAGCACTTCAGCTTTTCCCTCGGCGAGGCGCTGAAGAAGGGGCCGGTGGTGGTGTACTTCTACCCGTCGGCCTTCACCGGCGGTTGCGATCTCGAAGCACACACCTTCGCGACCCAGAAGGACAAGTTCGATGCGGCCGGCGCCACCATCATCGGCGTGTCGGCCGACAGCATCGAGCGGCTCGACGCGTTCTCGGCCGACCCCAAGTACTGCGCCGGCAAGTTCCCGGTCGCCTCCGACGCCGACGGCAAGGTCGCCGCCTCCTACGATCTGGAGACGGTCGCGGCCAAGCCGGGCATGAAGGACGTGCACGGCGTGGAAATTGACCACGTGTTCATCCCGCGCACCACCTTCGTGATCGCCGGCGACGGCCGCATCGTCGCCGCGCTGTCGTCCGAGACCGACCACCTCAGGCCCGACCAGCATGTGAAGGAATCGCTGGCCATCGTGCAGCGCATGCAGGCGGCCAAGGCGCCCTGA